In the Caenorhabditis elegans chromosome X genome, one interval contains:
- the F52D2.7 gene encoding uncharacterized protein (Confirmed by transcript evidence) → MERYANPKREVVLDATIPLMQIFWGEHDLGLTPRQTDLKVKKSLIDDMIYMEWIMEIPNCSGELVTARFPVHHFIRCLMTSRNDTAKAPVALILELAESGHDAMKKLIPDVVAKVADVHAKRGKDFPGLMFFVLDPSIMFLFESGYCLYTDSYVGLSNLFHETFANQWAKHNMNRGEDLDEGGDPWRRQYDTMEFISAAAFMTQFKAYGLRNTESELISSDKRKSNIRVFLPRREVVKKPKRIHHMTRKLLDKAGEGLDGTVDDEQLDESAELDNSFNEERAEAAGDEAAEAPEQELAQEALEAADPDEPSTSTARIIKRRARKSVPAAAEEPSTSGTTFRAKRTRHEPTTVYTASPIKSRTKRK, encoded by the exons ATGGAACGTTACGCGAATCCTAAAAGGGAAGTAGTCCTGGATGCCACG atcccGTTAATGCAAATCTTCTGGGGCGAACATGACCTTGGGTTAACCCCTCGACAGACTGATCTTAAAGTGAAGAAGTCTCTCATTGACGATATGATATATATGGAATGGATTATGGAAATCCCAAACTGTTCTGGAGAATTAGTCACTGCAAGATTTCCGGTACATCACTTCATCCGATGCCTG ATGACTTCACGCAACGACACCGCCAAAGCGCCAGTTGCACTGATTCTCGAGTTGGCTGAAAGTGGACATGACGCAATGAAAAAGTTGATTCCGGACGTTGTGGCAAAGGTGGCCGACGTTCATgcaaaaagaggaaaagatTTCCCGGGTTTGATGTTTTTCGTGTTGGATCCGTCGATCATGTTTCTCTTCGAAAGTGGATACTGTCTCTACACGGATAGTTATGTGGGACTGTCGAACCTCTTTCACGAGACC ttcgcGAATCAGTGGGCTAAGCACAACATGAATCGAGGAGAAGATCTGGACGAGGGTGGGGACCCGTGGAGACGACAATACGATACCATGG AGTTCATCTCCGCTGCAGCTTTCATGACACAATTCAAAGCTTATGGATTGAGAAACACCGAATCTGAATTGATCTCTAGTGACAAAAGGAAATCGAATATTCGTGTGTTCCTTCCACGCAGAGAGGTCGTAAAGAAAC caaaacGCATCCATCACATGACACGAAAGCTTCTGGATAAAGCTGGAGAAGGTCTTGACGGGACTGTTGATGATGAGCAGTTGGATGAATCGGCTGAGCTGGACAACTCGTTTAATGAGGAGAGAGCCGAAGCAGCTGGAGACGAAGCCGCAGAAGCTCCAGAGCAAGAGCTTGCTCAAGAAGCTCTCGAAGCAGCTGATCCTGATGAGCCATCTACATCCACGGCGAGAATCATCAAGAGACGAGCCAGAAAGTCGGTGCCTGCAGCAGCTGAAGAGCCGTCTACTTCTGGAACTACATTTCGTGCAAAGAGAACTCGCCATG